The sequence CCAAAGCACCTCATTCGAAATTTTTGTCACCGGTTTTCCGCTTAATCCCCCTGCTCCAATTGTTTCGAGTGTTTTTTGTGATGTACTAAGCATAGTACGGTCTAAAGTGGTGTTCGTAGCAATAATTCCCGACAATCCTGTTTCCTTTGCAATTGCCACAATATCAAGCAGTTGTGTCGTATTTAGGTCCGGTGCAATTTTTAATAACAACGGTTTTGGCGCGGGTTTTGTGCGATTAATCGCCTGCAGCTTATTTATGATATTGGTGAGGGGCTCTTTTTCCTGTAATTCACGCAAACCCGGCGTGTTTGGAGAAGATACATTGATTACAAAATAATCCACCAAATCAAACAACTTTTCGAAGCAAATCACATAATCTTTCCAGGCATCTTCGTTTGGTGTAACCTTGTTTTTGCCAATATTTCCGCCAATTACTACACCGTATTTTTTCCGTGCAGCAACAACTGAACTGCGTTTCAGATTTTCCACCATCACATCTACTCCATCGTTATTAAATCCCATCCTGTTAATCAGGGCTTCATCTTTTGGCAAACGAAATAAACGTGGTTTATCATTTCCCGGCTGCGCCAATGGTGTAACGGTTCCAACTTCAATATGCCCAAACCCTAAACGCGCCATTAGCGGAATATAGGCTGCATTTTTATCAAACCCGGCTGCCAGTCCAACAGGATTTTTAAACGTGAGGCCGAATACTTTTTTTTCGAGATGCGGATATCGCTTGTTGTATTTTTTATCAAAAAAATAACCGAATCCGGGAATCAACAAAGCGGTTTTAAACAAGGAAAGCGCAAGGTGATGTGCAGTTTCCGGTTGAAATTTAAAAAAAAGAGGTTTGAGCAGGGTTTTGTACATCGGGCTGTAAAGTTAGGTTGAAGTTTTGACGTTTCGAAGCAGATATACACAGGCTTTTATCCTGAACTTATTCTTTCAAATGAAACTTAAATAGGTAGTTCAAACATTTTTTGCTCAATTTTGCAACCTGTTCAGATGATACTCGAAAAACTATGGCTCAAATTTCAATAAATATAAAAGAAGGCACTATCAGTAAACCCGATATTATTGTTGGTATCGATTTAGGTACTACAAATAGTCTGGTTGCCATTATAAATAAAAACGGCATGCCTGAAGCACTTCGTGATGAAGCAGCTACAGCCATTGTACCATCAATAATACATTTTGGTAAAGATGGTATTACAGTTGGTAACAGCGCACGTCAGCATGTAATTGATGACCCTGAAAATACCATTTATTCCGTTAAACGATTAATGGGGAAATCGTATAAAGATATTGCCGCTTTTCAACAACATTTAGGTTATAAAATTATTGATGATAATTCCGAAAGTTTGGTGAAAGTTAAAGTGGGAGATAAATTTTATTCGCCCATTGAATTATCATCTTTTATTTTAAAAGAATTAAAATTAAGGGCAGAAAAAGTTTTACATCAAAATATTACAAAAGCAGTTATTACTGTTCCTGCTTATTTTAATGATGCACAACGTCAGGCTACGCGTGATGCGGGAAAATTGGCCGGACTGGATGTATTGCGCATTATAAATGAACCAACCGCTGCAAGTTTGGCGTATGGTTTGGGTAGAATTACTGAAGAACAAACCATTGCCGTTTACGACCTTGGTGGAGGCACTTTCGATATTTCTATTTTAAAACTCACGCCGGCAGAAAATGAAGGTGGTTATTTTGAAGTTTTATCTACAAATGGTAATACTTTTTTGGGGGGAGATGATTTTGATCGTTTAATTGTAGAACATTGGTTACAAGCAAATCAGGTGCAGGCTGAACAGCTCGACAGGCAGACGACACAGGCGATTCGATTAAAGGCTGAAGCAGCAAAAAAACATTTATCCACTAACGATAATTTTGAAGGCAGTGTAAATGAATTAATTTGTAATTTAGATAAAGCAACTTTCGAAAAATTAATTACACGATTGGTTGATGAAACAATTCAGTGTTGTAAAAATGCTTTAAAAGATGCCAAATTATCTATTCGCGATATTAATACAGTAGTAATGGTTGGCGGAAGCACAAGAACACCATTTGTGAAAAATTCTATTTCCACTTTCTTTAATATAACCGTAAACGACAGTCTTGATCCAGATGAAGTAGTTGCCTTAGGCGCCGCAATTCAGGCAGATATTTTAGCGGGTAATCAAAAAGATATGTTACTGCTGGATATTACCCCATTAAGTTTAGGTATTGAAACCATGGGCGGATTAATGGATGTAATTATTCCGCGTAACACAAAAATTCCAACAGGTGCCGGAAGGCAATATACAACCAGTGTTGACGGACAAAGTAAATTATTAATTTCCGTTTATCAGGGTGAACGCGATTTGGTGAGTCATAATCGCAAGTTGGCAGAATTTACACTTTCCAATATTCCGGGAATGCCTGCAGGATTACCAAAAATTGAAATTGTTTTTCAGTTAAATGCAGATGGCATTTTGCAGGTAAAAGCAAAAGAATTACGCAGTGGTGTTGAACAATCAATTGAAGTAAAACCACAGTACGGATTAACTGAAGAAGAAATGGGTGGCATGTTGCTCGAGTCGATTAAAAATGCGAAAGCTGATATGGCAGAACGTGCTATTATTGAAGCGCGTGTTGAAGCCCGCAATATGATTGATACCTGTGATCGATTTATCGTAAAAAATGCAGCTCATTTAACCGAGGAAGAAATTTCAGGCACCAGAAAATTAATGGAGGAATTACAAAGAAAACTGGAATCAAGTGATAAAGATGAAATTCATCATCATATTGAAACCTTAAATGAATTTACCAAACCTTTTGCTGAGCGATTAATGGATATGGCAATTGGCATGGCGATGAAAGGCAAAGTGTTGTAATTAACCCTGCATGCGGTTTACGTATTTACCAATTATATCAAACTCAACATTTACTGTTTGATTTACAGTAAGCCATTTTAAATTGGTATGTTCCCAGGTATAAGGAATTATTGCAACAGAAAAAGTATTTTCTCCAACCTGCAACAGTGTTAAACTTATTCCGTTTAAACAAATACTCCCTTTTTCTACAATTAAATTTCTGAACTGAATATCGGTTTCAAACTGTAAAATAAAACTGCCATCCTGTTCAATAATATTTTTTAATGTGGCCTTTCCATCAACATGACCTTGCACCATGTGGCCGTCTAAACGGTCGCCTATTTTCAGACAACGTTCCAGATTTATTTTATCGCCGGTTTGTAAATTTCCTAAATTCGATTTTTGTAAAGTTTCATCAATTGCGGTAACGGTATGTCTGTTGCCTTCAACTTTTACAACCGTTAAACAAACACCATTATGCGCAACACTCTGGTCAATTTTCAATTCGCTGCCAATTGCAGATTCCACAACAACATGCAAATTACCGCCCTCCTGCTGCAATGCAACAACGGTTCCTAATGTTTCAATAATTCCGGTAAACATGATGCAAAATTACACAGATAATATCATTCCGATTTATCCTGTCTGATCAGGTGAATATATCCCTCCTGAGGTGCCGCAAATGGTGCAATTCCGGTCACGGTAATTTCAAATACGGTGCAGGTATAATAGTATACACCTTCACTTAAATCTACACCTGTATTACCTTCCTTACCATTCCAGTTAATATAAGGGTCAGATGTCGTGAACACCAAATTTCCCCAGCTATCGAATATTTTCATATCCACATGATCAATAAAACGTATTGGTAAACGCGGCGTATAAATATCATTAAAGCCATCACCGTTTGGTGTAAACGCATTTGGTAAATTGTAATCTGAACAATTATCTACACAAACAACATTACTTAATGCACTTTCATTGCCGAATGAATCAACGGCAATAATTGCATAACAACCGGCCAGTGATGTTAAACCTTCATGTGTATACATTGTATCATTGGCATCAGTAACCTGATTTAATACAACTAAATCCTGACCCTCCTGCGAGGCATAATAAATTATATATTTAATTACATCGTCTGCACAACTGTGATTCGGGTTGGTCCAGATTAAATCATTTTTTAAATCGGAATCATCTACTACCAAGTTTTCGCTGTTCTGACAAATATTATTAACGGCTAAAACCGGCGGACAAGGTGCTTCGTTATCTACAGGTACACCGCATTGGATTTGTGAAAAATTAATCAGCGTATCAGGCAGTGTTTCAACTGTGTAAACACCGTATGCTTTAACCCGGTAACAATATTCCTCGCCATTAACAAGATTTGAATCTACCAGATTAGTTTCTGTTGTAGTTGCTAATAATTCAAAATTATCAGAACCTGTTGGTGTTTCTTTAAACACATCATATTTCACATTCAACCACGGCACATCAAAATTCCATGATAAATTTAATTTATTATCGCCGGGACCAGCAGTTAAATAAACTGTCGAAGCAGGATCTGTTTTTCCTAATAATTCGAAAACACCGCCATCAGTAAAATAAAATTTCACTGCATAATTGTAGGCATTATCTGCAGTATTTAAAAAAGTATCAATGTATGATGTATCCGTTAACGATGAAAAATTAGGTGCTGTAAATGTTGCAATTAATGTAGGTGTTCCTGCAGGTGTAAATCCGTCGTAACGTTCTACTTCATATTTGTATGGCGGTAAAAAAATAGTAGTATCTAAATCGGTGCCGAGTGGTGGATACCAGCCTACATATACTGAACCATTTGTTGTAGAAGTAGTGCGCACACTTGCGTGATTTATAATAGGTAAATCGCGTTTTAATTCAGCACAAACAGCATCTGATGGTGCACTGGAAACTTCATTATAAATAAAATCGGGAGCGAGTTCGCTGCGTTCTCCGAATTCAGCTAAAACACGGTAAGCATATTCCTGACCATAATCAACTGCTAAATCAACAAATGAATAAGCATCTTCAACAAATCCGATTTTTACATAACCGGTGCCTTCTAAACCCTGCTGACAAATATCAAATTCAGTACTATCACATCCAATTTTTCTCCATATTGAAAATACTAAAAAATTATCTGCTGAAGCACATGTATATGTTTCCTGCCATGTAATGGTAATTTCGTTTGCGGTTGGTACTGCATCTAAAATAATTGGTGGTGGCGCAACAACAGTAATTAGCCATGTTTCAAGATCAACCAACGGAATTTCTTCAAAGCCAAGTTGAAAATCATCTTCTGCCTTAAACACAACAGAATAAACTTCAGAGCGAATATGATTACACACGGTTTCCCAGGTAAATGTTCCTGTTACCAATCCTTCATTCGGTGTGCTAAAAAATTCGGCAGGACTTTCATCTATATACAATGGACCACCTGTTGCACTTAACGTAATTGTTTGTGTAACATCAGGATCGGTTGCTGTAACTAAAATATTTAATTCTTCACCCGCAAAAATACAGGTATCATTAAGTTCAGCAATTTCAGGTGCATGATTATTCGTTTTTTCGACAAATATTTCCATATCGCGTAAAATACTGCTGAGCTGAATACCATCGCGATATTCTTTAATGAGAATGGCAATATTATAAATACCTTCTTGGCAAGATGGAACATCCCAAATAACATCGCCATTAAAAACATTAATTGTAAATGCATCGGTATCTGTACATCCGGTTCTGTCATCCGGATACTGATAACCGGGAACAACCAAACCGGGATATTGAAAAGGCACAACTAATTCATAAGAAAGTGAATCGCCATCAGGATCATAGGCACCCGGATTATGGATAAACCATTCCCCAAGATTTGCGTAATCGATTGGCGGATATAATAATATCGGAGAACTGTTAAATCCGAAAGTAAGCGGGTCAAAAATGGTGATGGTGTCAACAAGACAAAACGGAACATTCACTGAACCATCAATATTGAGAATATTCTCCACCCGGTTCGGGTCTACCATGCTCACTTCATAACTACCGGCGCCACCATAGGTATGTCTGCCGATGTATTGATTTTTTTGAATAACACCCGGCACCAGTGTTTCGATAGAATTTCTAGTCAACACCTCAGTAATTCCATCACCCCAAGCAATCGTCAATTCATCACGGTCAGCCAGCGATGTAGGGTCTGTATAAGTTGTAATGGTAAATTCATAGGTCAGGTCTTCAATATGCTGATAGGTAATTTCGCCTGCACGGTTATGTGTAGCAAAAGCGCTAACCGAGAGGAGTAAAAATGTAAAAAATAGAATACCTGATTTAAAAATTCCCTGCATTTCTTTATTTTCAGACCTAAATTTACGATAAAAATGGCCGTTATATTGTAATAGACGGGTAAAAGTTTTGTAACATTTAGGTTTTATTTGGTCATTTATCGCCCCAACCTTGTAATTACGCTATTTTAAATGTTAATTCACCAAAGCGGAAGCAATAGATTGCAACCAACCTTTATTTGCGACATCTGTTGTATCAATTTTTTGCATGAGTTTATGTAATTCAGGCTGGAGACTGCTCATAGGTTCTACCCTGCTACGTAGTTTAATTCTGGATAATTTATAGGTGTGTAAAAATAAAAATTTATATAAATCGGATTGTTTTTTGGGCATTTGTTTTAATCGTAACAAATAAACCCGTACTGAATCATACAGCGATGCTAATGCTTCAAAGTCGTTTTCGTGGTAATAAATTTTCAATAAAATACATCGCGAATCCAGGTAATAAACCGGGTCAGTAATTTGAATAGCGTTCAACATTTTCATGGCATCGGCATAATGATTTTCTTCAAAATAAACAGCAGCCAGATTATAATGATAAGCATTAAATTGTTGTGCCGGATGTAAGCGGTTCTGATAATTAACAACAAATTGTTCTGCCTCATCAAATGCTTTTAAACGGAGCGCTACAGTTACATAATTTTTAAACGTATATTGTGTCATATATGCACCTTCATACAAAATGTTATTTTCGAGCATCAAATTATACAAATCGAATAATTCCTTTAAATAAAATGCATTGTTTTTGTTGATATGCCGAATACATTGGTTTTGCCCGTAAAGGCACAATTCACGGGCAGTTTGTGGATGCGCCATTGAAATTCCTGATTGCAGTTTTTGTTTGTAAATACCATATGCTGCTTCATCGTTCGGGAATCGTAAAAATGTTAAAACACTGTAATATAACGCGAGCAGTAAATTTGTATTTTCGGTATTATTTTCATTAAAATAAAATTGTAAAAATTGCTCCATTTTTAAATGATCAAAATCCTGGTTTCTTAAATTTTTTCGATTCACCAGTTCACAATACATACGTACTTTTTCCAGAAGAAAATAAGTAGTGAAATCATCAATCACCGGCTCGAGCAAATCGTAACGACGTTTTTTAATTTGTGTCGCCTGATATTCATCCACTAATTGTTTGGTTTTAATTTGATAATAGAAAGTATCAGCACTTAATAATTCATTTCCGGATTGAGTTTTTTCTGATTCATTTTCAAATTGTTCCAATAAACCCATTTTCAAATAAGCCTCCGCCAAAACAAAATGTTGCACATCTGTTTTCTGATTTATCCAGTTTAGTTGAATATAAGATGTTAGCAATTGTTTTAAATCCGATAAATAATTATTCATCATTTGACGGTGATACGACTTTTTTTGAAAGGCCTGCTGGTAAACCGACAGTTTGGTTGCTTTTTCACCGGATTGTTTTAATTCGTAACACAAAACAGCGAGTTTTTTCACCTGTTTGTTTGTCCCCAAAATGCCTGAACCCGAAAAGCCAATGAAATCCAGAGCCTCCTTATCATCTAAGCGACTATAAATTTCCCAAAATGAGGTGCTATGAATAAAGTTATTTTCGTTCATAATATTAAATTATAATTTGTTGATTGTCAATATATTGTATATCTAATGTCACAATACTTGCACTTACTATCAAGCAAATATATTCTTGTTTGCACTAATATTGTGTATCATCTTTGGTAAAAGTTTAATACAAAATGTCTGCAAACGTTTTAAAATTGTTCGTCATCATTGGTCTGTTCGCTGTCTGCAACCCCATGCAGACAGCTGCGCAGACCTCCTGGGCAGTTACCGGAGGAACGGAGTTATTCGACAAAGCCACTGACCTGATTCAGACGTCAGATGGCAACTTTGTAATCACCGTTAATGGTAACGATACCGATGATTTTTCATTTACAACGGTTAAGTTTGATACCGACGGCAATAAATTATGGGTAAGTGCACCTTATTATCCCGGTGATTTTGAAGTGCCAACTAACATTACTAGCAGTTTAGACGGCTCTGTTTTATATATCACAGGTTATGTTGGTGTTGATCAGATTTTAAGGGTTATTGCTTTGGATAATTTAACCGGGAGCACATTAAACGTATCTGATAGTTGGTCAAATTCCACAGACTTAAACACAGGACTGAGTGCACAAAGTATGGTAGATGTTACTGACAGTTTACTTGTTTTTGCAGCTTCCGGAAATCAATTGATCAGGTATACAATGGAAAACGTGAATGCTCTTGCTGCAACGCAAATTTTAGATTTCCCTGATACACCATTAAATCCTCAAAAGGCAATTACAGCAAGTACAAACATGGTTTCCAATATTCATTGTATTGCCGGAACTACACAGTTGGGTTTACGGCCGTATGTTTGGGCATTTGTGGGAAGCACAACATATTATTACGAACAATTACCCACTGATTCCGTTTTAATAAATTGCGCCGCATCACAGTCTGATGGTTATTTTCAGCTTTGTGGTAATACATATGACTCCACCGGATTATATATTGCATTATATGATACAACTGGAGGATTTTTCCATTTTGTGATGGATACTGTTTTTCCGGCACCGGGATACAAAATAGTTGGCGGTACAATTACACGGCTTGCTTCCGGTGGATATATGGCTAATGTTGTAAAAAACGCCGGAACACTAATTGCCAGCACTTCAAGATTTTACTTCGAAGTTGATGGTAGTATAATGTTTGAAATACCATTGCTCGAGGATGAAGTGGGTGTTGAATTAAATTACTTTATTACGAACGATATAAGTTTGCCAGTAATTAATGCCGGTAATATTTACACCCCTGCTGATTATGGTTACGAATATATAATCA comes from Bacteroidota bacterium and encodes:
- a CDS encoding quinone-dependent dihydroorotate dehydrogenase → MYKTLLKPLFFKFQPETAHHLALSLFKTALLIPGFGYFFDKKYNKRYPHLEKKVFGLTFKNPVGLAAGFDKNAAYIPLMARLGFGHIEVGTVTPLAQPGNDKPRLFRLPKDEALINRMGFNNDGVDVMVENLKRSSVVAARKKYGVVIGGNIGKNKVTPNEDAWKDYVICFEKLFDLVDYFVINVSSPNTPGLRELQEKEPLTNIINKLQAINRTKPAPKPLLLKIAPDLNTTQLLDIVAIAKETGLSGIIATNTTLDRTMLSTSQKTLETIGAGGLSGKPVTKISNEVLWYLRRELGNDMPLIGVGGIMNHMDVIEKTNRGANLVQIYSGMVYEGQGMVRNILKQL
- the hscA gene encoding Fe-S protein assembly chaperone HscA; this encodes MAQISINIKEGTISKPDIIVGIDLGTTNSLVAIINKNGMPEALRDEAATAIVPSIIHFGKDGITVGNSARQHVIDDPENTIYSVKRLMGKSYKDIAAFQQHLGYKIIDDNSESLVKVKVGDKFYSPIELSSFILKELKLRAEKVLHQNITKAVITVPAYFNDAQRQATRDAGKLAGLDVLRIINEPTAASLAYGLGRITEEQTIAVYDLGGGTFDISILKLTPAENEGGYFEVLSTNGNTFLGGDDFDRLIVEHWLQANQVQAEQLDRQTTQAIRLKAEAAKKHLSTNDNFEGSVNELICNLDKATFEKLITRLVDETIQCCKNALKDAKLSIRDINTVVMVGGSTRTPFVKNSISTFFNITVNDSLDPDEVVALGAAIQADILAGNQKDMLLLDITPLSLGIETMGGLMDVIIPRNTKIPTGAGRQYTTSVDGQSKLLISVYQGERDLVSHNRKLAEFTLSNIPGMPAGLPKIEIVFQLNADGILQVKAKELRSGVEQSIEVKPQYGLTEEEMGGMLLESIKNAKADMAERAIIEARVEARNMIDTCDRFIVKNAAHLTEEEISGTRKLMEELQRKLESSDKDEIHHHIETLNEFTKPFAERLMDMAIGMAMKGKVL
- a CDS encoding riboflavin synthase, which produces MFTGIIETLGTVVALQQEGGNLHVVVESAIGSELKIDQSVAHNGVCLTVVKVEGNRHTVTAIDETLQKSNLGNLQTGDKINLERCLKIGDRLDGHMVQGHVDGKATLKNIIEQDGSFILQFETDIQFRNLIVEKGSICLNGISLTLLQVGENTFSVAIIPYTWEHTNLKWLTVNQTVNVEFDIIGKYVNRMQG
- a CDS encoding gliding motility-associated C-terminal domain-containing protein, which codes for MQGIFKSGILFFTFLLLSVSAFATHNRAGEITYQHIEDLTYEFTITTYTDPTSLADRDELTIAWGDGITEVLTRNSIETLVPGVIQKNQYIGRHTYGGAGSYEVSMVDPNRVENILNIDGSVNVPFCLVDTITIFDPLTFGFNSSPILLYPPIDYANLGEWFIHNPGAYDPDGDSLSYELVVPFQYPGLVVPGYQYPDDRTGCTDTDAFTINVFNGDVIWDVPSCQEGIYNIAILIKEYRDGIQLSSILRDMEIFVEKTNNHAPEIAELNDTCIFAGEELNILVTATDPDVTQTITLSATGGPLYIDESPAEFFSTPNEGLVTGTFTWETVCNHIRSEVYSVVFKAEDDFQLGFEEIPLVDLETWLITVVAPPPIILDAVPTANEITITWQETYTCASADNFLVFSIWRKIGCDSTEFDICQQGLEGTGYVKIGFVEDAYSFVDLAVDYGQEYAYRVLAEFGERSELAPDFIYNEVSSAPSDAVCAELKRDLPIINHASVRTTSTTNGSVYVGWYPPLGTDLDTTIFLPPYKYEVERYDGFTPAGTPTLIATFTAPNFSSLTDTSYIDTFLNTADNAYNYAVKFYFTDGGVFELLGKTDPASTVYLTAGPGDNKLNLSWNFDVPWLNVKYDVFKETPTGSDNFELLATTTETNLVDSNLVNGEEYCYRVKAYGVYTVETLPDTLINFSQIQCGVPVDNEAPCPPVLAVNNICQNSENLVVDDSDLKNDLIWTNPNHSCADDVIKYIIYYASQEGQDLVVLNQVTDANDTMYTHEGLTSLAGCYAIIAVDSFGNESALSNVVCVDNCSDYNLPNAFTPNGDGFNDIYTPRLPIRFIDHVDMKIFDSWGNLVFTTSDPYINWNGKEGNTGVDLSEGVYYYTCTVFEITVTGIAPFAAPQEGYIHLIRQDKSE
- a CDS encoding T9SS type A sorting domain-containing protein; its protein translation is MQTAAQTSWAVTGGTELFDKATDLIQTSDGNFVITVNGNDTDDFSFTTVKFDTDGNKLWVSAPYYPGDFEVPTNITSSLDGSVLYITGYVGVDQILRVIALDNLTGSTLNVSDSWSNSTDLNTGLSAQSMVDVTDSLLVFAASGNQLIRYTMENVNALAATQILDFPDTPLNPQKAITASTNMVSNIHCIAGTTQLGLRPYVWAFVGSTTYYYEQLPTDSVLINCAASQSDGYFQLCGNTYDSTGLYIALYDTTGGFFHFVMDTVFPAPGYKIVGGTITRLASGGYMANVVKNAGTLIASTSRFYFEVDGSIMFEIPLLEDEVGVELNYFITNDISLPVINAGNIYTPADYGYEYIITYSPEGDFLPVCALDCVWPGDADNNGFVDMTDLFPIGITYGQSGFGRDSTSPYWLGYKVDNWATEIIPELNTHYADTRGDGLINDQDTIGIMYNYSDTHVLNTYRLGGAGFPLWLNTAGITLTPGYNEIPIMLGDEITSVDAIYALAFSISYEGPPVIDSTTVAIYFDDSWMGTIDDMLQLDYNFPEQYAIDAGTTNLDLNNRSGFGQIGRLAFIVEDNIAGILVGSGDSTIIFNINSASAIKNDYSPVDLSTSTYEVVVGINQNNLSHFEQTIFPNPYHNGNIYIKSSDIRFNTYQIIDMQGNIIEGGDINNANLIKPGKPLNSGTYLLKLIATDAIYYSKLIIIK